In the Candidatus Sysuiplasma jiujiangense genome, AGGCTGTGTATTCCTGGCGAAGCAGCGGAGTTCCGAGTAACACGAGATCTACGCTCCATCAACGAGACAAAGCCGTATTCCTCGCGTGGTTATCTCACACCTAGGGAGGATAGAAGCAGGTTTATGGCGAAGGTGTTTGAATGAAACAAAACAATAAAAACACGCGCGAGTCCCTTTTCCCCTGATACCAGAACAGATACTAAAGAGGGGTAATCACGTCAAAACATACTTAATGTGCCTATGCCAGCAGTTCAAAAATGACACAGTGCAGAAGGAAACAATGTTATTCAAACGAAGTCCGGATATGCAATCAAATACTGACGCGTTGTTCTGAAATTGGAAGAAGATGCTTTAAATACCCCTGTTTGGGTCTAGAATAAATATAGTGCGAATATCACAGGTATGACAGAAAAATTTGATAGAGAATATTGCCATGAAAGTGAACGATAGAATTTCAATCATAATTCCAGTCATCAACGAAAGAGAAAACGTTGTAAACCTCCTATGTGAATTTGATAAGCTGGTATCAGAATTTGGGCTTAATGTTCTTGACGAAGTCGTATTTGTTGATGATGGGAGTTCAGACGGCACTGTCGAAACTATCAAAGAACAAGCCAGAGTAATTAATCGTAAGTACAAAATCAATATTGTGGAACGACACAAAAAAATGGGTCAAGTAGATGCTTGCATAATAGGAAGCAGAGTCGCAAACAACGATACAATTGTGATAATGGACGCTGATTTACAGCATCCGCCTAAGACACTGATTGCTATGTCATCGAACAGGATAGATGATATCGACATAGTTGCTGCATCCAGACATGTAAGAGGTGGTGGCAATATTTGGTCACCGACAAGAGGCGTAATAAGCCGAGTCGCCATATTAATGGCGCAAATGCTGATTAAACCGGCACGAAGGCTAAAAGACCCAACCACAGGATACTTCATGACGAGTAGAGACAACATCTCGGATCTTCGCCCGTTAGCTAAACGCACAAAATTGATGCTATACCTGCTATCCATGCGACCTGAATTGAAAGTGAAGGAAGTTGCATACACTTTCGTCGACCGCACGACCGGCAGATCAAAGACAATTACTCGAGGACCCTCTTTTATTGTCAATTATATTATTGAGGTTCTTGGATACATGAAACTCTGCGCGAAAAGTAGATTTACGATTAATAATTCACATAACAAGCGCTTAGCACAGAGATCTAGTTTCAGGGAACGATAACACATTCATGATCATTAGTTTCTAACACCGGTTTGCTGCAGAGCCGTCATAGAAAGGGACGTAAACCACTATAGTTCCGTTTATTTGTAAATTTCAGAGCTCCTGTAATATCAACGGCGAAACCTATAGGGGGTTGCTGAAATTGAGTAAAGTAATTCCGGTAATCTACTTTCAAAGCACATTCAGTCGTGTTAAGCAATAATAGCAGTTATCGAAGATTAATTTTCAATAAAGATGGCGATAAATAGTTAGAGAATTGGCGGTTGCATGAGATATGGGGCGAGATGTGATATTTATGGTGAAGTAATTTGTTGTTCTATTCTCACCTTTTCATTTTGATCAATTTGTAAATTAATTTCTATCACGAACTCAGAGCACCGCGCGATACTTGGCAGTAGTCGAAGGCAAACATCGTGAAGGATGTTGACGGCTACAACGACAGCTGATTTACACCGCATAAGGGCATGAACAACCTATCGGGGTGGAGACACCGATGCTCTTATTTTGATGAGCACAAACCAATGCAAAAGGGCGAATAACTGATCATTTATTAGTGTGAGTGTGCTGGCTTGAATACAAACGTTCTATTCTGCCTGTTTGCAATGCTTTTCTGAATTCGAACAGAGTGAGGCAGAGAATTTTCAAACGTTTTGCTTCTACGACAACACCCCTATCCAGTCTGTCACCCACAAGTACTCCGGGCAGTCTGAGTTTCTTTGACTTCCTTACAACCTGTTTGAGTGCATCCATGTCTGCATGTGATTTTGCTTCCACAAAGAAGGACACCCCGTCTCTTACAAGAATATCGATTTCCTCATCGTGGCTGACAACTCTCGTTTTTGACTTCCAACCAATGTTTTCTGCGTAAAATTCTATTTTATCTCTAACTCTGTCCTCGATAATTCTACCCAAAGTATTACCCAGAGAACTTCTTTCCTTGCTGGCTACAGCAAATCCTTCGTGCATCTCCTTGATGATTGCGTCGANNNNNNNNNNNNNNNNNNNNNNNNNNNNNNNNNNNNNNNNNNNNNNNNNNNNNNNNNNNNNNNNNNNNNNNNNNNNNNNNNNNNNNNNNNNNNNNNNNNAACTTGCGATCATGCTCTTCGAATTTCTTGTTGAATGAAGCTGTTGTCTCATCCATTCTCTTAATGATTTCATCGAACTTGCGATCATGCTCTTCGAATTTCTTGTTGAATGAAGCTGTTGTCTCATCCATTCTCTTAATGATTTCATCGAACTTGCGATCATGCTCTTCGAATCTTCTGTTGGCTGCGGCAAAACCTGCCTCTCTCTCCTTTCTTGCTTCTTCGAAGCCCTCGTGCATCTCCTTGATGATTGCGTCGAACTTGCGATCATGCTCTTCGAATCTTCTGTTGGCTGCGGCAAAACCTGCCTCTCTCTCCTTTCTTGCTTCTTCGAAGCCCTCGTGCATCTCCTTGATGATTGCATTGAATTTAGCATCGAGTGCTTCAAACCTTGCTGAAGACTCTTCAAAATGCCGTTCCATCACCTTTTCGAAGGAGTCAATTCGTTCCACTATTCCGGCGCTAACGACTACGCTGAACTCCCTCGCCACATCAGGGTTTTCCCTGAGGAAGTCCACTATCCTCTTTACTTCCTCTCTTGTGACGTCCATCATGACGTGAATCCATAAAGGATGGATATTTAGTTATTCCTGCGGCATTTCCGAAAATCGCCTTGATAGAGAAGTAAAAAGTTTTACATTCGAAAGACAGTGATATCGGGAAAGTTACAGGATTGTTTTTACATGCGGTATCACAAACTATGGAAATCAAATATCCTGCCGTCATCGTTGAATTTGATGTAAAACCTCAGCATTTTCGCTTTGCAGACGGCAAGACAGTTCCTGCCGGTCGTATTGTTACCATTTATTTCGAGCCTGTCTATACTTGGCCACTGAGTTGATTCCTTAACCTTAGCTATCATGTTCCTGAACGCAAAAGCGCATGTGCTGCAGCAGAAACGCCTTTTTTCGCCTTCCACCTCATCCCAGTATTCTCCCCATGTTGCATCGCACAGAGCACATCCACGTGTGTTGTTAATCTGCAAACTGCTCGCCCCTCTCAAGTCTTGCCATAAGGTAGTCGTCCAGGAGTTCCACTGTTTTGTAGACGACAGACTGGATGTCATGCTGAAGGTCCGTTGTGTTGCAGTACTTCACTATGAGATCCAGAGCTTCCATCGAGTGACCCGCATCGGCCTTGTAACCTTCGTAAAGGAAGGACTTGACTGCTTCCGGATATTCCCTGTCCTCGAGGATGGCAGGGTCGAAATACGTCATGCTTGAACCCATCTTTTTAATGTCGGGATTGGCAGTGAGCTCGAGTGTATGCATTGCGGCCATTGTTTCAATCCAGGTGCATTCACTGGCGATACGATTCCACCATTTAAGGCAGTTTGCTGTGGCAGGCAGCGGTCTGCTTGCATACACCGTGTTTCTGCCGATACCGATGCTCTCGCCCATTCTGAGAAGAAGTTCATGGTGAGACGGTTGGACCGGAGGATTTCCCCTGAACTCCGAAACGATGTTGTCTATCTCATACATCTGCACATCCTCCAGGTCTGTACGGGAGATTATTGAAGCGCAGGATCTGACCCACTGGACAAGGAAATGGTGATGTTCCATCACATACCCGTAGATTGTCTTCTTGTCAGGATGTTGGAGCTTCTGAATAAAGGGATGGGGCGGATCCGCATATATTCTTTCAATCAGGCGGTTCACGATCCATCCTTTCAGGTCTCCGTTAATCTCGTAAAGGTTGACGAGCAATGCCTCCAGTTCCGTCTCCGTAATTTTCTCGCGAACGACATATCTGTTCAGCCACCGGACATGCTGATTGCCGGCCTGTTTGGCATTAACCAGCAGATGATTTGCCAGACCGGTAAATTTTGCGCCTTCAACCGTTTCAAGACACGCCGGGCATTTCACACAGATGTATAAGCGAAATTCCTATTAACCAATTACGAATTTCCGGGGGATGCCGAAAGGCAAAGATTTGCTGCATATTTTATCCTCAGGCCGAATTCCAGATACTGGCAATCGACAGTTTGAATAATTGCCTTCTCTATTCCTTGTTGGCGACGGTAATATGAAAAGTCTTTCCGCGGGGCATTTATCGTTGCTGTCAGGGAATGCAGGCGAATCGCCATGATTGACAGAGATCGGAGTGTAGCCGGCAATGCGCTTAAATGCATACAACCCGATCATGCTATCTCATTTGAGCAGCACTTCATTGCAGCTTATCTTGTAGCAATGGAACGGTGTAATGTGGTTCAGCACAATATGCGCCATCTTGAAAGCAAACACCCCGACATCGTGACGGTCGGTTATTCATCGGCAACACACAGATACATTGGCTGCGACGTTCTGGATTGGATGGACACGTGGTGGCCTTTGGAAATGAACCGGACCAAAGTGCTTCCAAAACTGCAGGAAAGGGTCAGACTGTTCAGGGCGATGATTCCGCTCAAGGATTCTCTCCGGAACGAGCATGCAGATGCAAAACCGCAGACGCGATACATCTTCTTCAGTTTCTCTTCCCCTTCCGACAGAATACGCAGAGTCCTCCAGTCCATCGGGAATGATGCTGGCGTTCATATATTCAGCGCAGTTCAGGTAAAAAACCTGGCGAAAGCTTTAGCCGGATTCTTTGCATCAACAGACCTGCTCCCCGATAATCATTTCGCAAGGGCTGTCCGGTTGCTTGCTGATGAAAAACGAGAAACAGTTGAGGCGGCTGATGTCCGGACTGTGAAGCAGAAGCCTTCAGGCGGCATTCAGAACTGAGGAACGCATAGACTTTAACATTGACAGATGCATATCTGATTGCAGGGCAGAGAATGAGAAAATGATAGAAGATACGGACTTCACAAGCTACAGACTTGGAAGATTGAGAAGCATATTATCAGACAACCCCGCCAATGTTGATCTGGCTGAGTTTATAAATCTTGCAATAGACCCCAATATTGACGAAGAGAGAATCGAAGGCATACTCCTTTACCACATGAAATCATCAGAATATTTCTTCACGCGTGTCCTTTCCGTAGATCAGACATTTTACTGGCCAGCTGTCTTATTCACACGGCTGCTGGCAGTGAATGAAAGATACGGTGAGGCCATGGGCCTGCTTGATAGCGCCATCATGAAAACCGCATACAATCCGCAACTTGCCGCCCGCTTTCATAACTTATACGCTGAGATTCTGCGGATTCCGGGAAAATACAATGATGCACTCACACACCTCAATATGGCGATAAGCCTTAACCGCACTGATCCGCGCAATTACATAGAGCAGGCAAGAACTTTCTATTGTAGCGGGCAAGAAAAAAAGTCGCTCAGGGCACTCAGAACAGCAGTTGCATTGATGTCGCCGGGCAGCGAGGTGAGAAGCATCCTCAAGCACGTCTTGAAGGGGGAAGAGAAGATTGAAAGCCTGTTCGGTGAACCGCCCTCCTACGGCTCCCTCCTGAGATTCATGATTTTCGGCGGAAAGGCAGTTCGGGAAGTTCTGCAATCCGGTATTGAGAAATCGGGCATGCTGCAGGAGGGCATTAAGAGCATCCACACCAGCCCTTATGTGGAGAGAATCATGAATGGCGAGGATTGCGGAAATGTAATGACAGGTATAGAATCGGACTCATCTGACCTTCCCGCTGACACAGATGCATTCGAATGGAAGGCTGAGAACCTAACTGATGTGCTGGAACAGCTGAGTCCGGGTTTCGAATTGCAGCAGTGCAGCCGTTACTTCGATGACAGATGCAGCAGATGCACCCATTCCGAAGCCATCTATGCAGTTAACGGTCTGGGGAACTGCCCGTTTGACAGTGAATTTAAGGAATACATGAATAATCTTGTGACCCGAATTGCCGAAGAGATTAAAAGGGGTAAAAAGGTCGAAGACATAAGCGAACTTTCTGTCGAACAGAAGTTCAGGGAAATGGTCCCCCGCCGTAAATGAGATGAAAATTGATGGAACAGACAGATATGCAATTCGGGGCAGCCGTTGATTCAGGCACATTGCAAAGAGAAGGCGCTACGATTTATGAATAACCGCAGGGGTCTTCCGGCCGGTATCGCAGATGGTGACGGCAAGGACGGCAATCACACGCTGATCGCAGACACCCAGATTATCAACGGATTGAAATCTGTTCCCCCTGGCGAGATGAACAAGCTTGCTGAGGCAGTCAGAATTTACCTCGACTATTTCTCACCTGCGGACGAGGAGGGCAGGACTCCCGCCCAGCGGGCCTCTCTGGAGATGCCAGAATGGCTGCGTTTGATTCGGCCCGAACCGGGTGAAAAACTGAGCGAACGGGACATCGAGATTCTCAGGGAAGACAATCTCTATTTCAGCAATGTCGTGATCCAGCGAATCATTCTGGACTGGAACGAGAATGAGGGCCTGGCCGGCGTCATCAACAGCATCATGACAGAGATTGAGAAACCTGGCACGAGAACGAAACTGGAGGAGGCCGGAAGGAATGCAGCCGGAGGACATGGAAGAAAAGACAGCCGTAACGGCAAGCAGCATAGCGAGCTCCTACGCGGATCTTCGTTGGAGGACATCATCATTGTCCCTTTCATGAGAGTCTACATGATCGAAGAAAGTTCGGATGCCTGGAACTGGCTGCTCTCATATCAAGACAGAAGGGTAATAGAATATTTCGGCGTGCTCCATTCAGTCCGGTTTGAGCAGAACGAAATGCCCGAGGAGGAAGTGCTTTCTGCCACCGCCTACTGCTTTAGACTCGACGGATCGAAGGTGAAGGTCGGAACAAGGCTCGGAACGATCAACTTTGCCCGCAGCAGGATCGAAGTCAGCAGCGTTGTCAAGTCGCGTTTCAGGGTGCTGACCGAGCTCGTTGAGGATATTTTTCGATTCCACGGGTTGGAACTGGTAAAGGAACTGACAGATTATTACGAGCGCCGTCCGGATTGACAGTCATCTCGCTGACTGTTTACTGGTGCCGAACCTGGTGCAGCGAACCCTTTCTGCCGTCCTCAATGCTTTCCCGGAATGTGAATTCTAAGGGGAACGGAAGGCTACGGCTGGCACATATCTGCAGTCCATGCAGCATTCGGCCACCCCCCAACTAGAGATTTAAATAGGCCGGTCGTAGCGAAATACAATCAGGCGGGGTTACAGCATCCACCGTCGTCAGATTGGCGGCCTGTGACTCCTTCGTCGAATACATTGCGCGGGATCGGATATGAAACCAAGTCGGGAAGAACTGTCCAATTTCAGGACGTGGGCGATAGGCAGCGGAAAATACTCTCCGTCCACTGCCGTCAGAATGAATGTGACCGTGAAGTCGCTTTCGAAAAGATTCGACATACACAACATTTCTGCCGAAAAATTATGGTCTTATGTCGAAACCGAAAGAAAGAAGGGAAAGTGCGAAGGCACAATAAACAATGAAATGAAGGATATCAGGGCATGGCTCTCATTCAGAAAATCAGATGTTCGGGTTCCGATGCTCAGGATGAAGCGGAGCTGTGAACCCTGGATACCGACCGACGAAGAAGTCTGGAAAATGATAAATTCAGAAAAGCTCAATGACGGAGGCCTGAAAGGATTGAGAAACCGGGTGATGATAGAGATACTTGCATTCTGCGGACTGAGGGTTGGCGAGATGACTCGACTGAAGGTGAGGGACTATCAGAACGGCAGACTGCATGTCGAGAGCGAGAAGCTGGAGGCGGACAGGATCGTCGCAATGCCCGATTTCGTCAGGGACGACATCGAAGAATATCTGAAAGCTGCCGATTTGAAGATGGAAAGCCCGTTATTCACTTCGGGCAACGGCAGTCTTTCCTACCACTGCATAAGAAACGTGATAAGAAAAGTCAGCTGCGATTGCGGTATTGGAAAAATGCATCCGCATGCACTGAGACACTGGTGCGCTACCCGGCTGATAAAGAACCGTGTGAGTCTGAGGGCTGTCCAGATACATCTCGGGCATGCAACAATCAGCACCACCGAACGATACACGCACCTTTCGGGAGAAGACGTTGCACGGGAGATAGAGACAAGTTTCAATTCTTACAGCAACACAAACAGACGAAAACAGTGATTCTGTAAATTGTTGACCATGACACATTTCCGGAACTGTCTGAACATTTTCAG is a window encoding:
- a CDS encoding glycosyltransferase, coding for MIENIAMKVNDRISIIIPVINERENVVNLLCEFDKLVSEFGLNVLDEVVFVDDGSSDGTVETIKEQARVINRKYKINIVERHKKMGQVDACIIGSRVANNDTIVIMDADLQHPPKTLIAMSSNRIDDIDIVAASRHVRGGGNIWSPTRGVISRVAILMAQMLIKPARRLKDPTTGYFMTSRDNISDLRPLAKRTKLMLYLLSMRPELKVKEVAYTFVDRTTGRSKTITRGPSFIVNYIIEVLGYMKLCAKSRFTINNSHNKRLAQRSSFRER
- a CDS encoding TA0938 family protein, whose amino-acid sequence is MTSSLSSTKQWNSWTTTLWQDLRGASSLQINNTRGCALCDATWGEYWDEVEGEKRRFCCSTCAFAFRNMIAKVKESTQWPSIDRLEINGNNTTGRNCLAVCKAKMLRFYIKFNDDGRIFDFHSL
- a CDS encoding iron-containing redox enzyme family protein, with the protein product MKCPACLETVEGAKFTGLANHLLVNAKQAGNQHVRWLNRYVVREKITETELEALLVNLYEINGDLKGWIVNRLIERIYADPPHPFIQKLQHPDKKTIYGYVMEHHHFLVQWVRSCASIISRTDLEDVQMYEIDNIVSEFRGNPPVQPSHHELLLRMGESIGIGRNTVYASRPLPATANCLKWWNRIASECTWIETMAAMHTLELTANPDIKKMGSSMTYFDPAILEDREYPEAVKSFLYEGYKADAGHSMEALDLIVKYCNTTDLQHDIQSVVYKTVELLDDYLMARLERGEQFAD
- a CDS encoding site-specific integrase; its protein translation is MKPSREELSNFRTWAIGSGKYSPSTAVRMNVTVKSLSKRFDIHNISAEKLWSYVETERKKGKCEGTINNEMKDIRAWLSFRKSDVRVPMLRMKRSCEPWIPTDEEVWKMINSEKLNDGGLKGLRNRVMIEILAFCGLRVGEMTRLKVRDYQNGRLHVESEKLEADRIVAMPDFVRDDIEEYLKAADLKMESPLFTSGNGSLSYHCIRNVIRKVSCDCGIGKMHPHALRHWCATRLIKNRVSLRAVQIHLGHATISTTERYTHLSGEDVAREIETSFNSYSNTNRRKQ